The following proteins are encoded in a genomic region of Thiomonas sp. X19:
- a CDS encoding c-type cytochrome: MSNSRIRKAALAAALGLAFSAAWGANAATSLGRAATPDEIKAWNIDVRPDFQGLPAGQGTVAEGTKLWEAKCASCHGDFADSNAVFPPLVGAFQASKQDIATGRVAKLANVTDGGGTSLEKLSTLSTLFDYIHRAMPWNAPLSLSWNETYSLVAYLLNLANVVPANFTLTRDNVQQVQNMLPNRNGMTWNHGMWPGKEIGNGGIPDTHNVECMKNCSPKPKVDSFIPAYAMNTWGNLADETRPWGPIRGQVTLSQAELKKAALQKESAAVDPNAKVVALIKVNGCIACHSFGDNKLVGPGYKEIAGKYGGKTAMVGELTTRIMKGGSGIWGSIPMPPQSISEADAKMIATWVVDGAKQ; the protein is encoded by the coding sequence ATGTCCAACTCGCGAATTCGTAAAGCCGCCCTCGCGGCAGCACTCGGGCTGGCTTTTTCGGCCGCATGGGGCGCCAACGCCGCAACTTCGCTGGGTCGTGCGGCAACCCCGGACGAGATCAAGGCGTGGAATATCGACGTGCGCCCCGACTTTCAAGGGCTGCCTGCGGGACAGGGAACCGTTGCCGAAGGCACCAAGCTGTGGGAAGCCAAATGCGCTTCCTGCCATGGCGACTTCGCAGATTCCAATGCCGTGTTCCCGCCCTTGGTGGGTGCATTTCAAGCCTCGAAGCAAGACATTGCCACGGGGCGCGTTGCCAAGTTGGCGAATGTGACGGATGGCGGCGGCACCTCGCTCGAGAAACTCTCGACCCTGTCGACGCTGTTCGACTACATCCACCGCGCGATGCCGTGGAATGCGCCGCTGTCGCTGAGTTGGAATGAAACCTATTCCCTGGTCGCTTACCTGCTGAACTTGGCCAATGTCGTGCCCGCCAATTTCACGCTGACGCGTGACAACGTGCAGCAAGTGCAAAACATGCTGCCCAACCGCAACGGCATGACCTGGAACCACGGCATGTGGCCTGGCAAGGAAATCGGAAATGGGGGTATCCCGGATACCCATAATGTTGAATGCATGAAAAACTGCAGCCCGAAGCCGAAGGTCGATTCCTTCATCCCTGCTTACGCCATGAATACTTGGGGTAACTTGGCTGATGAGACCCGCCCTTGGGGGCCGATCCGCGGTCAGGTCACCTTGTCACAGGCCGAGCTGAAAAAAGCTGCACTGCAAAAAGAATCAGCCGCAGTCGACCCCAACGCCAAGGTTGTCGCCTTGATCAAGGTCAATGGCTGCATTGCTTGCCACAGCTTTGGCGACAACAAGTTGGTCGGGCCTGGCTACAAGGAAATTGCCGGCAAATACGGTGGCAAGACAGCGATGGTGGGCGAATTGACCACCCGCATCATGAAGGGCGGCTCAGGCATATGGGGCAGCATCCCAATGCCGCCGCAGAGTATCAGCGAGGCTGATGCCAAGATGATTGCAACTTGGGTTGTAGACGGAGCGAAGCAGTAA
- the soxY gene encoding thiosulfate oxidation carrier protein SoxY, producing MNQSRRQVMQLGAGATVVGLAASAGLLPVTAQAADAPGWDPKLFEAKTLDEIAKVLGTTATESTDVSIVGPDIAENGAVVPVGIKSTAAGVSMLGIVVQKNPTALVATFSTKDGAEPNFATRIKMAQTSHVYAVAKAGDKLLFSKKEIKVTLGGCGG from the coding sequence ATGAATCAATCTCGTCGTCAGGTCATGCAGCTTGGTGCTGGTGCGACCGTTGTGGGTCTGGCCGCTTCGGCCGGTCTTCTGCCCGTCACCGCCCAGGCGGCCGACGCTCCAGGCTGGGACCCCAAGTTGTTCGAAGCCAAGACTCTGGATGAAATCGCCAAGGTTCTCGGCACCACAGCCACCGAAAGCACGGATGTGTCCATCGTCGGTCCGGACATTGCCGAAAACGGTGCTGTCGTGCCGGTCGGCATCAAGTCCACGGCCGCTGGCGTGAGCATGCTGGGCATCGTGGTGCAGAAAAACCCCACTGCGCTGGTCGCTACCTTCAGCACCAAGGATGGAGCCGAGCCGAACTTTGCCACCCGTATCAAGATGGCGCAGACCTCCCACGTCTATGCCGTGGCGAAGGCTGGTGACAAGCTGCTGTTCAGCAAGAAAGAAATCAAGGTCACGCTCGGCGGTTGCGGCGGCTGA